The window TGCGGGAAAAGTCGCGGAGTTGACCCGATTCTCCGGCTAGAATTCGGCGTTCGCCCCGCATCAGCGGATTCGAGGAGGCCGGATGCTGCTCCGTGTGCTCGCCCTTTCTGCCGCGTTGCTGGCGGGTACCGTCGCCCCGTCGGACGCGTCGACCCGCACGGTCACCGTTGACGGCGCTGTCGCCACTCCGGCGTCTTACCGCGCTTCGCAGCTGAAGGCCTTAGGCGGCGACCTGGTCAAGCTCGTCGCCGCCGCGGCACCGGTGCTGCCACCCGGGAAGAACACCGCCCTGCGCGTGACGGTGACCGTCTCCGGGGCGGCGCACCGGGCAGTCACGTTCGCGCTGGCCGAGCTGGACCCGGCGTTCGGGAACCACCCCGCCGTGCTGACGACGGACCACGGGATCGACCTGGTCGTGCCGGGCGACCGGGACCGCAGCCGCGACGTCCGGGACGTCCGGCGGGTGCGGGTGGCCGTTTCCGCCGCGACCGCCGCCGAGCGCGCCGTGCGGATCACGACCGCGTTCCGGTCCGTCACGCTGCCGCCGTCGCTGCTGGCGCACCTGCCGTCCCGGACCGTGACGGCGTCCTTCGCTTCGGGGACCGGCCTGCAGACGCGCACCGAGACCGGGCCGTCGCTGGCGCTCGTCCTGCGGATCGCCGGCGTGGTCCCGCGGCCGGACACGGCGGTCGTCGCGGTCGGCGAGGACGGTTACGGCGCCGCCGTCACGCTTGCCGAAGAGCGCACCGGCGGTCGCCCGCTCCTGCTGTCCACAGTGGAGGACGGCGTCCCGCTCGCGCTGCCGCGACTCGTCCCGCTGGGCGACGTCAAAGGCGGCCGGTACGTGTCCGGGGTGACCGCGCTCGACGTGCGCTGACCAAGTGCGCCACGCGCTCGGCAGGCGCTGCTTGACGAGCGCCGTATAGTCGGTTCCGACTGATAGGGAGCGACTAGTGCCACCTCGCAAGATCCGCAACACCCTCGCGCTGGCCCTGCTCGGCCTGCTGCTGGAACGCCCGATGCACCCGTACGAAATGGCGTCCACGCTGCGCGAACGCTTCAAGGACAGCAGTTTCAAGATCAACCCCGGCTCGCTCTACGACACCGTGGAGTCACTGGCGAAGCACCGGTGGATCGAGCCCGTCGAAACGGTCCGGGAGGGCAACCGGCCGGAGCGGACCGTCTACGCCCACACCGAACTCGGCCGCCAGGAGTTCGTCGCGTGGCTCGACGAGCTGGTCCGCGAGCCGGTCGCGGAGTACCCGAAGTTCGTCGCG of the Amycolatopsis sp. NBC_01488 genome contains:
- a CDS encoding PadR family transcriptional regulator, whose amino-acid sequence is MPPRKIRNTLALALLGLLLERPMHPYEMASTLRERFKDSSFKINPGSLYDTVESLAKHRWIEPVETVREGNRPERTVYAHTELGRQEFVAWLDELVREPVAEYPKFVAAVSYLGALGPERAADALEERARHLADRIDGANTALDETVGKGAPRLFMIEVEFVRHAWQAELDWARATAAEIRSGSLSWPDHF